The region ATGAAGTCGATACTAAGAGCGAACCATCGGATAGCAAAACTACCAAAAACCTAACAATTGCTTTTTTGTTATGTATGAAACATACAAGTGAGAGCGTAGGCAGTGTGGACAACTAGAGGTAACAATATAAGAACAAGACCAGAAACATATAAAGCAATACCATTTACTGCTAACAATGATTCTCTGGCGACCAGGAAACTTGAACTTTGCACGACGCAAAGCCTCTTGAGCATGATGAGAGCCCGAATCCCTGCATCTAACAGAAAGCAAAACCTGGCCAATAGAAATGCGCGCAGAAGTCCCAAGAGGCTTGCCGAATGCTCCCCTCATACCTGTCTGGAGCCTATCAGCTCCAGCACAAGACAACATCTTATTTATGCGCAAAACATGGAAAGGATGAGCTCTAACCCTCAGGTGAAAAGCATCCTTTCCTGCATTCTTCGTCATGTACTTGTTGCAAGCGATACGTGCAGCTTCCAATGCCTCACTAGACACATTCTCTTTCTCCCAACTAACCAAATGCACACAGCACGGGAACTCATCGACCCCTTTTTTCTTCATGCCAACGTCGTAAATCCTAATCTTAGGATCAGGCACACCACGATTAAATCGCGATTTTGGATAGGGCTTTCCCTTTATTTGACGATAACACCTAGCAGGTCCTACAACAAAAAAAGCAATTCCAGTGACCATGTAAGTAATCTACTTTTGCAAGTCTTGCTAGAGTAATCTAAACAGAGTATACACATATCAAAATTCTTACATTTCACCTTATACCAATCTACCAATCACACCAGTATACAGATATCAAAATTCTTACATTTCACCTTGCTACAGGGAGATTATTTGCTTCAATTTAAAGTACATATTTCTAGCTAAAAATTAGAGAATTTGTTCCCTTGACAATCTCTCCTAAGCCTTATCTATAAAAAGCAAAGACTACTCAATAGATTTTCAGTAGAAACATTCTTAAGTAGAGAGATTCAGATCCCagacaaaatcaagaaagaaaccaAACTTGACAGTAAATAAGAGCATAGAAAATACCAAAAGaaatttaactttttatttttatttttttagaaaaataggtTCCTCCTCGTTTAATCCAAGAAAAGGCAAACCCCTACCGCAAAGAAGAATTTAGAATAACTCCTATGTTAACATATTctccaaacttcaaaaaaatccCTTGACAACTAGATAATAGAAAAGTAAAAGACACAGCAAAATTTCCTAATCTCAGTTTTAacccaagaaaataaattgtttCAGAACATATACATGACATAGACAATGAAGTGAACAGTGTACAAGTCTTGGTGGACAAAATTATCTCGTGGAATTAATCGAAGTTTACAAGTCTTGATGGACAGAATTATCTCGTGGAATTAATCCAAGTGCGCAAtgatagaaaaaaagaaaagatagacaATGAGTTCAGAAAACTTTACTTCTTCCCATGGCAGAGAAGTACTGTTACtcctttttgtttcttcaaggttcCAACAGCTTCTTGTTTGTCAAAGCTCAAAATgtaacacaagaaaataagatgaaattgttgaatatatcccatatttatacatatcttCCACCGCATTTTTGGACATACATATGACATAACAGATGTAAGGTAAACACTTGTACTGAAATGTGAACAAGAGAAAATTTAATTAAAGTTTGCTTTTCTGTTGTCTTTTTCAGTCTTTGTGTAGAACCTTCAAGGcaaaatatgaaatatttatatatttagtggTGCATGAATTCTAAAGCTAGTTAAGTACGTAAAGTATTTGGCTGGAACTTTACAAGTGTCTATTTTTGCACCAAAAGATaacaaaaaagggaagaaaaagtgcaaacaaaaaaaattagaggTGTGAAAGAATTTTCAAAAACTGATCAAGTCAATTGAATTGAAGTATGTTAAGGTTTatctaatactccctccgttcatttttatttatccatTATGAACTTATACAtctcttaaaaaataataaataaaatacataatttaccataatactcatattaattgatgcTTATTTTTAATGCattgaaaaaatgatttgaaatgagtaattaatactataggtaaaataagaaaaaaaaattatgctaaaagtgataaataaaataaaaaaataaagtaagttTCTTTAAGTTTTGACACGTTCACTAAAAAAGATATTTAATAATATTAGTTGAGAAGggttatttaattaaaattttctttatctCTCTTTAATTATGGAGTACCCTTTATTTCTTCTTAAActtcttaaaattttatataaattgtttattggGGATGAGTAGATTTGGTTAAATTAGCCTCGAAGGCTtccaataaattaaattaactaTGTTAAGGTTTACTCAATTATTTCTCCGATATATTATGAGTGCGGATTAAGGTTCTGACACATTTTCTAAAGAAAAAACGTAATAACATATTTATTTctcttcaagtttttcaaaaaactgGATCATTAATCGGAGAAGAGTAGATTTGAAGGGATAAAGGTTCaaatttaatattaaattatgtgaaatggtcattttactttCCACTTAATAGTTAGGTCAAATGATCTCCTACTATTTGCAAAAGGACTAATAGTTAAAGCTTTGAAACTTATTAATTTCTAATCTTGATATTCACAACAACGAATTGATATGTGACTCGACTTAAAGCATAAattttctaacttttttttttttcctcattccTCCTCTCCTCTgagtttttctccaaaaataggCGCATGTCTGAAATGTGATTTACACGTGTCTTAAGTCAGTGtcaaatttgaaaatataattagGACAACATATAATGTTACAATTGAAGGATAGAgaaaagataaaattatttgataagtaattttttttttttttaattaaaacagTTTACAATAGTTACTCAGCTATATTTTGATTCTTTCTAATTGGGGCAAATTCACTACTGCCTCCGTgtcaaaataagttttgtcggaGGTGGAGGCGAGTTTGAAGGCTCGTAGGTTCGAAATTACGGATTCTTTTAAGTTATTGGATACTAAATTAAATAATTCGTAGATATATAATGAACttcttaagaaaatatatgGTTTGGACTAAAGCCTATTGGTTAAGTGACACGCACGCTACACTAAACATACAGTATTacttcagcaaaaaaaaaaaaaaagtcctaaAATAAATATCgctttagaaattcaagaaaaaaaattaattgtacTATTATTATTTCCACTATACCTTATATTACAGAATTATACCTTTTTAATGGTGCTCAATTCTTGAGAAATATTTAATAAGTAGgagtaaattaataaaatataccTTAGTTTGAGACGGGAATAATGTATAAGCAAGACAATGGACAGCGAAAGCAATTAGCTcccaacaaaattattttttgacacaacattattttcttcatataaCGCACAATACTTCGGGAAAAGGGTAAAGAATTACTCCTCTACTTtaggaaaagggctaaaaatatcctccattataaatttaagtcaaaaatacccttcccgTCATGAAAGTCTTCAAATATACCACTGTCTTAATGGAAACCCGCAATATaacttgattttatttttaaacttgcTCCATTTAAACCTGATTCAGCTAAATAAAATATCCATATGCCTAGTGGCTCCAGATGTAGGACTTGGGAATAAGTTGGTCGGatattaatttttcatgtaGTTAGGTCGGATTTAAAtgaagcgggtttaaaaataaaatcggattatgttgaaaatttccgttaagataggagtatatttgaaatttttaatgaTAAAAGAGGTATTTTTGATCTAAATTTATAACGAAAtatatttttaacccttttttcaaaataaaaaaacatttttgacCATTTCTCCTTTTTAAATAAGCGTAATATAAGCGAAAGagacacttattttgagacaAGGGAGTCATATACAAGCTAGACAATGGACAGCAAAGCAATTAGCTCCCAACAAAAATTAGTTTTTGacacatagtaaaatttttttcttcatgtaaAGGAAAatagttcaagaaaaaaaacgGTGGGTTATTCGCCCAAACCAAAAGTTCCATAGAAGGAAGTGAATCTCTATAAATACACACCCAAAAATCCActctcaaattctttctttccttcgaaaaaaaaaaaaaaaaaaaaaagaaaaagagaaacttTCTCAGCTTTCTACAAATCTAAGTGTATGTTCCTGTTCTTTGTTTGTGTCTAATTAAACAACCCCTTTTCTTGTTTTGTGTAATTAATTGTACCCTTTTTGTTTCTTGCATTGAATTGGACTAAAATGATATTAAACTGTACTGTATTTCACAATTTGAATGTGTTTTAGGATCAGGGGAGTAAAAAGGAGGTTCTTTTATGGTACATAATCTAAGTGTATGTTCCTCTTCTTTGTTTGTGTCTATTAAACAAcctcttttcttgttttgtgaAATTGATTGTACCCTTTTTGTTTCTTGCAATGAATTGGACTATAATGATTTGAAACTGTACTATATTGAGGGGAGTAAAAAGGAGGTTCTTTTATGAATTATAATCTAAAGATTTTTATTTGGGTATTTTTGGTTCCATTGCTAGTGTCAGAATAATGAAGTGTATgtacctcttcttcttcttgtacATGTTATCATCTGTTTGTGACTAATTAGACAaccccttttccttttttgtgaAATTAATTGTACCCTTTTCGTTTCTTGCAATGAATTGGACTATAATGATGTGTTTTAGGGGAGTAAAAAGGaggtttttttctttctgaaatGTAATCTTTGGAACTATATTGGGTTTTTGGTTCATTGCAAGTGTCTAATTAGACAaccccttttttctctttttaggAAATTAA is a window of Lycium ferocissimum isolate CSIRO_LF1 chromosome 12, AGI_CSIRO_Lferr_CH_V1, whole genome shotgun sequence DNA encoding:
- the LOC132040700 gene encoding large ribosomal subunit protein uL16-like isoform X1, translated to MGRRPARCYRQIKGKPYPKSRFNRGVPDPKIRIYDVGMKKKGVDEFPCCVHLVSWEKENVSSEALEAARIACNKYMTKNAGKDAFHLRVRAHPFHVLRINKMLSCAGADRLQTGMRGAFGKPLGTSARISIGQVLLSVRCRDSGSHHAQEALRRAKFKFPGRQRIIVSSKWGFTPFKRSDYLKWRAEKRIVPDGVNAKLLGCHGPLAAREPGRAFLPGTV
- the LOC132040700 gene encoding large ribosomal subunit protein uL16-like isoform X2, with the protein product MKKKGVDEFPCCVHLVSWEKENVSSEALEAARIACNKYMTKNAGKDAFHLRVRAHPFHVLRINKMLSCAGADRLQTGMRGAFGKPLGTSARISIGQVLLSVRCRDSGSHHAQEALRRAKFKFPGRQRIIVSSKWGFTPFKRSDYLKWRAEKRIVPDGVNAKLLGCHGPLAAREPGRAFLPGTV